Below is a genomic region from Bacillus mycoides.
TTTGTTTATACAACTCTTCTTGTAAGTGTTCCATAACTGTTTTCCCCTTTACAAATAAATAATCCTAATATAAAAAATAAAGATTAATCACTTATATACTTTGTCTTTTATATTCATAAACTTATTAATTAGTATATCTAAATCTCGACTAAATAACAAAACTTTATTATGATCTAATCCATGCCTAGCAACAAGTTGAATTAACTCTTTCTTTTTGTGTTCTATTTTATTGTGTAATTGTCCCATCTCCATCTCTATACTAAAACTCCCTTTTCCCATAATATTACTTGTAAAATTATAGTACATTTCCACTCATAAAAAAATAAAAAAATGGCTTTTTTTACAAATTTTATATTTATGAAAAGAAATTTTAATGTAATTGTAAGTTACATACCCCTTTCATTTGCAATACATTCACCTAGTATACACTTCCATATTGTTTTACCATTTTAAAAAAAGCGCTATGAAACAAAGTAAATATCACATTTAAATCCGATCACAGGCTCTTGTCTAATTAGAAGTAAGACTTGCTCCTTTTCTAAATAAAAACATATCTTATAAAGTAATCCATTAGTTATATAGATTAATTTCCTAAAAAGGAGGAAAAAACATGAGCTTTGGTGGTAGTTGCGCTGGTTTCGGCGGTGGATTTGCTTTACTCATCGTGCTATTCATCCTTCTAATCATTATCGGATGTAGCTGTTGGGGTGGCGGCGGAGGGTTTTAAATATAATACGTATCCTTTTCGCTAAACTCTAAATGAATGAAATAGGTTAACTAAAAACTATACGAAAACAGCTCATATTTGAGCTGTTTTTTCATACTTTCGTATGAATTTATGTCCATCTTTTTTGTGATTTCAACTAACAAGAAATCGTTTACTATGGAATAAGAAACATTTTTACTAAGGAGGATTATAATGATTAAGGGTCTTTATGAAGCACATTTACCTGTCTGTAATTTAGAAATTTCGATACCTTTTTATGAATCACTGGGGTTAAAATTATATAATAGAGACAACGATATCGCCTTCTTTTGGATTGTAGAAAATGAAAGTTGGATTGGTCTTTGGGAAGGAAAAGAATACAAAGTCAATTATCATCCATCCTTACGACATATCGCTTTCCAAGTAAGCCTACACGATTTAGAAAACGCAATACACTGGCTCAAACAGAAAGGAATTCCAGCGCGAAAAGACTTTGGAATGGAGCCAATTGAGCCAATCGTTTTTCCAGAATTAGCACACGCCTCCGTATATTTTAACGATCCTGATGGAAATAGTTTAGAATTCATTGCACAATTACCTGTTGGACTACCTAAAGCAGAGAAAATGTATTTAAGTGAATGGAAAAAGCATGTACAAACATCGCCAATAGATAGGGATTAATTTTTATGTCAGTGCAATCAGTTTCTTATTCCACACTTCTTAGAACAAATAAAAACTTTAAAAAACTATTTTATGGTCAAACATTAAGTGTACTTGGGGATTGGTTTCATACTGTCGCTTTATTAACACTCGTCTATAGCATAACAGAATCTTCATTTATGTTAGCACTCACCTTTATGAGCAAAGGGTTACCTCAACTTCTTCTGAGCCCATTCATAGGCGGCATTGTAGACCGTTTTTCAAAAAAGAAAATTATGATTTTTACTGATAGTTTACGAGGAATTATCGTCCTCACTTATTTATTAGCATTCTACAAAATTGAAATTATTTTCGTTTCTAATATATGCTTATCAGTACTCTCTTGCTTATTCGAGCCTGCTAAGCAATCAACTCTAAAAAATATCGTACATCAAAAGCATTTCGTAACCGCTAACTCTCTTTCTAGTACAATCAATGGTTTTATGTCTATTATGGGAGCTTCTTTAGGTGGGCTCATTGCACAATCTTTAAGTATCGAGATTGCCTTTTTTATTAATAGCCTATCATACTTTATTTCAGCCTATATTATTTATAAAATAAAGATCCCTTCTCGTGACACTTTTAGCAAGAAAAAAGCGTTTTTCACTGATATAAAAGATGGTTATACATACATATTACAAAGCAAAATTATTTTAACATTAATTCTTGTCGGCATTTCATGGGGCATTATTGGAGGTGCCTATCAGTTACTTCTAACAATCTATGCCGAAAGAATCTTCCACACTAACATTGGTATTTTATATGCGGTTCAAGGGGCTGGACTTATGATTGGCAGTCTCCTCGTTAATCTTTATATGTCTAAAAATGAAGACAAAATGAAAAGAGCATTTGGTTGGGCCTATTTACTACAAGGAATTTTCTTTCTCGGATTTATTCTATCCGATCAACTTATTATCGGTATCATTACATTACTCTGTATGCGTATAGCAGGAGGTATCATCGTTCCACTTGATACGACATTACTACAAACGTATACGCAAGAAAACATGATTGGTAAAGTTTTTTCATTTCATTATTCCATCTACGGATCGCTTATTCAGTTATCTATGTTTATTACAGGATGGTTTTTAGAAATCCTTTCTCCTCAAGTGATTGGTAGCTTGTTAGCTATATGCTGTATTTTTGTTAGTTTTATATGGCTTTTCTTGTTTTATCGCGGTGAGCTTGGTGAAGAATCTATTG
It encodes:
- a CDS encoding VOC family protein, giving the protein MIKGLYEAHLPVCNLEISIPFYESLGLKLYNRDNDIAFFWIVENESWIGLWEGKEYKVNYHPSLRHIAFQVSLHDLENAIHWLKQKGIPARKDFGMEPIEPIVFPELAHASVYFNDPDGNSLEFIAQLPVGLPKAEKMYLSEWKKHVQTSPIDRD
- a CDS encoding MFS transporter, coding for MSVQSVSYSTLLRTNKNFKKLFYGQTLSVLGDWFHTVALLTLVYSITESSFMLALTFMSKGLPQLLLSPFIGGIVDRFSKKKIMIFTDSLRGIIVLTYLLAFYKIEIIFVSNICLSVLSCLFEPAKQSTLKNIVHQKHFVTANSLSSTINGFMSIMGASLGGLIAQSLSIEIAFFINSLSYFISAYIIYKIKIPSRDTFSKKKAFFTDIKDGYTYILQSKIILTLILVGISWGIIGGAYQLLLTIYAERIFHTNIGILYAVQGAGLMIGSLLVNLYMSKNEDKMKRAFGWAYLLQGIFFLGFILSDQLIIGIITLLCMRIAGGIIVPLDTTLLQTYTQENMIGKVFSFHYSIYGSLIQLSMFITGWFLEILSPQVIGSLLAICCIFVSFIWLFLFYRGELGEESIDNQ
- a CDS encoding aspartyl-phosphate phosphatase Spo0E family protein → MYYNFTSNIMGKGSFSIEMEMGQLHNKIEHKKKELIQLVARHGLDHNKVLLFSRDLDILINKFMNIKDKVYK
- a CDS encoding YjcZ family sporulation protein, with the translated sequence MSFGGSCAGFGGGFALLIVLFILLIIIGCSCWGGGGGF